In one Sulfuricella sp. genomic region, the following are encoded:
- the ccsB gene encoding c-type cytochrome biogenesis protein CcsB, producing MELTDKTLDYHARPSLLRSLSWFDWLYALVLAGGSIYAFQLYGDYMDAYEKGILFLTAAGLVWQGWFWKPFRVLLLLVAALSLFGISQYHGQLERAEQAFFLKFFFGSQTAIMWMSALFVLATASYWFALLTRSGFTARVASAITWSAVVMGFVGLMTRWYESYLISPDVGHIPLSNLYEVFILFSLLTALMYLYYELRYQNRQLGSFVLPVISTAVGFLLWYTFDRQAHEIQPLVPALQSYWMKIHVPANFIGYGAFALAASVGFAYLLAGKGILASRLPALDLLDDLMYKSVAIGFAFFTIATILGAMWAAEAWGGYWSWDPKETWALIVWLNYAAWLHLRLVKGLRGPLLAWWAVIGLFVTAFAFLGVNMFLSGLHSYGTL from the coding sequence ATGGAATTGACGGACAAGACACTCGACTATCACGCCCGGCCCTCGCTACTCAGATCCCTGTCGTGGTTTGACTGGCTATATGCATTGGTGCTGGCGGGTGGCAGCATTTACGCCTTCCAGCTCTATGGCGACTACATGGATGCCTACGAAAAAGGCATCCTGTTCCTTACCGCCGCGGGCTTGGTCTGGCAGGGCTGGTTCTGGAAACCTTTCCGCGTCCTGCTACTGCTGGTGGCCGCCCTGAGCCTGTTTGGCATCAGCCAGTATCACGGCCAGCTGGAACGCGCGGAGCAGGCCTTCTTCCTCAAATTCTTCTTCGGCAGCCAGACCGCCATCATGTGGATGAGCGCCTTGTTCGTACTCGCCACCGCCAGCTACTGGTTCGCCCTGCTGACCCGTTCCGGCTTTACCGCCAGGGTTGCCAGCGCCATCACCTGGAGTGCGGTGGTGATGGGTTTTGTCGGCCTGATGACGCGCTGGTACGAGTCCTACCTGATCAGTCCGGATGTCGGCCACATCCCGCTCAGCAACTTGTACGAAGTTTTCATCCTGTTTTCCCTCCTCACCGCGCTGATGTATCTCTATTACGAACTGCGCTACCAGAACCGCCAGCTGGGCAGCTTCGTGCTGCCGGTCATCAGCACTGCCGTGGGATTTCTGCTGTGGTACACCTTCGATCGCCAGGCACATGAGATCCAGCCGCTGGTCCCGGCGCTGCAATCCTACTGGATGAAAATCCACGTCCCGGCCAACTTCATCGGCTATGGCGCTTTTGCGCTGGCCGCGAGCGTTGGTTTCGCCTATCTGCTGGCCGGAAAGGGCATCCTGGCAAGCCGCCTGCCCGCCCTCGATCTGCTTGACGACCTGATGTACAAATCAGTCGCCATCGGCTTTGCCTTCTTCACCATCGCCACCATTCTCGGCGCCATGTGGGCAGCGGAAGCATGGGGTGGTTACTGGTCATGGGACCCCAAGGAAACCTGGGCACTGATCGTATGGCTGAATTACGCCGCCTGGCTCCATCTGCGTCTGGTCAAGGGCCTGCGCGGCCCGCTGCTGGCGTGGTGGGCTGTTATCGGGCTATTTGTGACGGCCTTCGCTTTTCTCGGCGTCAACATGTTCCTGTCCGGGCTGCATTCATACGGCACGCTATAG
- a CDS encoding c-type cytochrome, translated as MNRFLCAILFIFSAGSAGAALPVKGDANKGKAISARACIACHGPDGNGISPPNPDYPKLAAKQPEYLLKQLKDFKAGKRKNDIMSAMVASLSPDDMSNLAVFFAEQKNKPGIVNNPDLLESGKKFFANGNPDLGVPACAGCHQPDGSGTSAYPHLAGQHAAYVYQQLKRFASSERDNDRGLVMQSLALRMTEQEMKAVAEYVASLK; from the coding sequence ATGAACCGCTTTCTCTGCGCCATCCTGTTCATTTTTTCTGCCGGCTCTGCCGGCGCCGCGCTCCCCGTCAAGGGAGATGCAAACAAGGGCAAAGCCATCTCCGCCCGGGCATGCATTGCCTGCCACGGCCCGGATGGCAACGGCATTTCTCCACCCAATCCGGACTATCCAAAACTCGCCGCAAAACAGCCGGAATACCTGCTCAAGCAGCTCAAGGACTTCAAGGCGGGCAAGCGCAAGAACGACATCATGTCCGCCATGGTGGCCAGCCTCAGCCCGGATGACATGTCTAATCTGGCGGTCTTTTTCGCAGAGCAGAAAAACAAGCCCGGCATCGTGAACAACCCGGATCTGCTTGAGTCCGGCAAGAAATTCTTCGCCAACGGAAACCCCGATCTGGGCGTGCCGGCCTGTGCCGGCTGCCACCAGCCGGACGGAAGCGGCACCAGTGCTTACCCGCATCTGGCGGGCCAGCATGCTGCTTACGTCTACCAGCAGTTAAAACGCTTCGCCAGCAGTGAGCGTGATAATGACCGCGGCCTGGTAATGCAGTCTCTGGCACTGCGGATGACCGAACAGGAAATGAAAGCGGTGGCCGAATACGTCGCCAGCCTGAAGTAA